GCTTGCCCGCCGACCGCATGGTCATCGCCGGCTATGCCGAGTTCCGCCCGCTCGACCCGGCCGATACCGACGAAGCCTACAACAAGAACCGCCGCATCGAATTCAAGCTGGACCAGCGATGAACGCGGTACCGGGTACCGCCGGTTATGCCGCCGAGGCGGACGAGCTTGCCGTTCGTTATGAAAGCTTCAGCTTCGAGGAAACCCATCGCGGCGTGCTGAAGGTTCTGCCGGTTTCGGGGAGAGTACTCGACATCGGTGCCGGCACTGGACGCGACGCGGCAGGCTTTGTGGCTCTCGGCCATGACGTGTTGGCCGTCGAGCCCACGGCAGAAATGCGCGCCCATGGACAGCGCCTGCACCCCGACCCCCGCATCACATGGCTGGATGACAGCCTGCCGGACCTGGTGCATGTCCGGGCGCGCGGCGAGCGCTTCCCCATCGTCATGCTGACAGCCGTCTGGATGCATCTTGATGAGGTCGAGCGCGGCATCGCCATGCCGCATGTCGCCGGTCTGGTGGCGCCCGGCGGCTGTCTTTCCCTGTCGCTGCGCCACGGCCCGGTGCCACCCGGCCGGCGCATGTTCGACATCGGCGTCGACGAGACCCTGGCCCTTGCCGCGCCGTTCGGTCTTACGGAACTCTTCCGCCGCGACGGCACGCGTGATGCGCTGAGGCGCGGCGACGTCACCTGGTCGCGGCTGGTGATGCGGAAGGCTTAGCCTTCGGCCAGCCGTTTCGACGCCCCTTCGATCTGTGCCTCCAACTCGCGCATGAAGGTCTTGCGGTCGAGGCCCGGCGGGATCGGCGGCAGGTATTCGATGGTGATCGTGCCGGGCTTCTTCAGCACGGCCTTCCTGCCCCAGAACACGCCGGAATTGAGCGCCACGGGCACCACCGGGACGCCGAGCTGCGCATAGAGGGCGGCGATGCCCGGCTGGTAGGGTTTGCTCGCGCCCGGCGCCACCCGCGTCCCTTCGGGAAAGATCACAACCGGGCGGCCCTGCGCAAAGGTCGCCTTGGCATCGGCCACCATTTTCTTCAAAGCTGCCGCCTTGCCGCTGCGGTCGATGGCAATCATCCCGCTGCGTGCAAGGAACCAGCCGAAGACGGGGATCAACAGCAATTCCTTCTTCAGCACAAAGGCCGGATTGTTAAGGCGCTTCGACAGATAAAGCGTTTCCCAGGCCGACTGGTGCTTGACGGCAAAGAGGACGGGCTGGTCAGGCAGGTTCTCCGCGCCGACCTCACGCGCGTTAAGGCCAACGCAGACCTTGAGCAGCCACAGCGATCCGGCGATCCAGCAGCGCGCTGCCGCGAGAATGGCCGGCGCCGGTGCTGCCAGGAGCGGCAGGCAGATGATGTGCATCGCCACCGACCACAGCAGGTAAAGGATATTGAAGACGAGGGCGCGCAGAGCCGTCATGGATTGGTCGACCAGGGCCGCGGCAGCCAATCGGGCCATTTCCAATCAGGCAGGTGCAGGTTGGGCAGATGCATATCCGGCCAATCGAACTTCGCCCAATCCGGCCACCAATCCGGCTGCAAGTGATCGCCGCCGAGCCAGGTCACGCCGTCCTGCAACAGTCCCCGCCCCCAGGCGCCGACAAATTTATGGTATTCGCCACCCAGCAGAACCAGGATGCGCGGCTTCACGAACCACCAATTGTCCTGCACTTCCTTCGGAAAGACCGGGTGCGGGATGATGGTGATGCCGGGCAGTGCGCGATGGAATTCCAGCTGGCTGCGCTTCATGTGGTAGTTGGCCGTGACGAGGCGCACCGAATTGATCTTGTTGTCACGCACCCAGGTCGCCGTTTCGACCGCATTGCCGACCGTGTTGCCGGCTTCGTAGCCCAGTGTCACACAGCAAGCGAGATTCTCGGGCGAGGGCAGCATGCTCTTGTCGCTGCTCATGCCGTCGATGACCTGGGCCAGTGTGACGCCCTGCGCCACGCCGGTGATCAACATGCGTGGGCTCAAGCCGGCATCGAGCAGGCGGAAGCCTTCGGCCAGGCGGTCGCCGCCGCCGGTCAGAACCACGATCGCATCCGTCTTGGTGGTGCCGTCGCGCACCTCGCGCGGGATGAAGCCGATAAAGCCCATGAAGCCGATCAGCCACAGAAAGACTGCCAGCAATAGAGCATGCACGAGCCTGCGCCCCAGCCCTTCACGCTGTGCTTGCGGATCGCGGAAATTGATGCGGTTCACCCCCATGGCGCGCCCTATCTAGCAGGTTCAGATGAAGCGCGCCAGCGAGCGCAGGACGGTCCATCGGGCCGTGATCATGGCGATGAGGGCCGTCGCCACGGGCAGCAGCGCCACGATCCCCCACTGCCAGGGCAGCAGTTGCAAATCGAGGGACAGATCGACCGTCCCGGTTTCATTGGCGCCCGCAAAAGACCCCGCCGATTGCAACAATCGATCGGCGCCGACGATGGTGCCGGCGGCCAGCAGCGTCCCGACGATCCCCCCCAGCAGACCGAGGCGCAGCGACTGCGCCTGGAACTGTCCGGCGATATAGGCGTCGGGTGCGCCGATGAGATGCACCACCTCGATGACATTGCGGTGGATCGAGAGGCCCGTCCGCGTCACGAACACAATGGTGAGCGCCGTCGCCGTGAGAACGAGTCCGGTCAGCAACGCTGCCAGCAGCTTCAGCCCGCGCAGGAACTGAAGTGCGTCGGCGATCCAATCGTCATGCGCGTCGACCTTGGCGCCGGACTGGATGGCAGTGAGGTCGCGCTGCAATTGCCCCTGGTCGAGTGCCGCATCTTCGCGCAAGGTCACGGCGATCATGGCGGGCAGCGGAATGTCGAGCTCGCTTGCTTCCGGCCCCAGCCAGGGCTCCAACAGCCGGGCAATCTCGCGGTCGTCGAGCAAGGTCGTGCCGGCAACACCCGGCGTGGCACTCAAAAGGTCGATGACCTTGTCGAGAATCTCCGACCGCTGCGTGACACTGACATCGTCGGTGAACGGTACTTCGACGGTGAGGTTGCCAGTAAGCCCGCTTTGCCAATGCGCCGACAGCCGGTCGACCACAAGTGCGCTGCCGACGGCGAGCGCTGCCAGATAGACCATGAAGCCGAGGATCCAGGGCAGGAACCTGGCTGCGGCATCGCGGTCGAGCGGCAGGTCGGTGCGCAGACCCAACATCAGGCGGCTCCCATGCCGGGCGCAGCCTGCCCAGGCCCCGCACCCGCCGGATCGAAGACGCGGACACTGCTCTGCTCCAGGCGCAGCTGGCGATGCGTGAAGCGGCTGACCAGCGCGTCGTTATGGGTGGCGACGACGACCGTGGTTCCCAGCTTGTTGAGCTCCTCGAAGAGATACATGAGCCGGAGGCCGATCACGTCATCGACATTCCCGGTCGGTTCATCGGCCAGCAGCAGATTGGGCCGGGCGATGACGGCCCGGGCGATGGCGACACGCTGCTGTTGGCCGCCCGACAAGGTGGCCGGCAGGGCATTGAGCTGGTCGGCCAACCCCACCCAGCTCAACAACTCGCTGCAATGGCGGCGGATATCGGCCTCGCGCACGCCGGCGACGCGCAGCGGCAAAGCCACGTTGTCGAGCGCCGACAGATGCTCGATCAGGCGGAAGTCCTGGAACACCACGCCGACGCGCCGGCGGATCGCCGGAAAATCAGCCCGGCTCAGCGTCGCCACGTCGCGGCCAAAGAGATTGACCAGGCCAGAGCTGGGGCGCAGGCCCAGATACATCAGCTTCAACAGCGAAGATTTGCCGGCGCCCGAGCGCCCGACCAGGAAATGGAACGAGCCGGGCGCCAGGGTAAAGCTGATATCCTTGAGGACCTGCGGCCCGGTGTCGTACTGCACCGAGACCTGATCGAATAAAACCACGTGCCTACATCCCAGCTGTCCGGCAATCCGCTGCCGGCCTTTGCCGACAGGGCACCCTAGCAATTTGTGCCCCGCGCGCCATGCCGCCTGGGCGGGGTTAAGATGGCATAGCGGCTTCACCCTCGTAAAGCTGATGACACCCTTGCGACTCGGGCAAAGAAAGATGATTTTTCAGCGCCTTGTCGCCCTTACCGGTCGGGCCGGACTTGTCCCCCGCGCGCCCGCGACCTATAAACGTTTCAGGGGATATCGATCGAGCGGACGAATCAGTGATTGTTTCCTGCCCGGCTTGCGCTACCAGGTTCTCGTTGGACGCGGCACTCCTTGGTGAGGGCGGCCGAAGCGTGCGCTGTGCCAAATGCGGCCATAAGTGGAAGCAGCTGCCGCCCAAGTTGGAAAACCCCGAAGGAACGCCGGCCGAGATCGCCCTGAGCGCCGAGGTGGCGGCAGATGCCGCACCGGCCCCTGGCTCGGCGCCCGAAAACACCGCTCCCGGCGGCGAAACGCCGGGTATCGAGATTCCCGCGGCCCCACCCCGCCCGCGCTCGCCCCAGCGCCCGACCGGCCCCATCACCGTGCCGCCCAAGCTGCGGCCGATGATGCCAAAGCGCCGTTTCCGGTTGCGGCCGGCCTATCTCGTACTGGCCGGCATGGCGATCGGCCTCGGCGCCGTGTTCATTTTCCGGGCCGAGATTGCCCGCGCCATCCCCGCGCTCGACATGGTCTACAGCCTGATGGGTATCTCGACCAGCAGCCCGGCCGAGGATCTCGAAACCGCCAATCTGGTGTTCAACCGGCGCAATGAAGACGGGAAAACCGTTTATTCGGTCCAGGCCGACGTCTTCAACAAGTCGGAATACCCCGTGAAGCTGCCGGTTTTCGTCATCAAGGCCCGGGATGCGGACCGCAAGCAGGTGGGCGACGCCTATCCCTTCCGCCTGGAACAGGAAACCATCGAGCCGGGCGAGACGATTACATTCCGCACTTTCATGGATTCCCTGCCCAAGGGCACCAAGACGCTGCGAATCGAATTCGTCGCCGAGTAAGCGATCCCGACCTGCGGCGAAACGCCCGCCCCTTCACATCTGCGTGCGCTGCTCCCTATTGCCTATCTATCTGAATAAATGCCATAAATCCGCCATGATCTGCTGTCGATATGGTGTTCAGCGCCGAGGCAGTCTCACCAAAAATTAACGGTTTCGGCTTAGGCTTACCTTAGGCTTACATTTGAATCGTCGGGCCGATCGTGATCTTTTTCTGCGGCTCGGCTGTGCGTGGGTCGTCTGATGGGAACCGAAACCGGTCACCATCGTTCTGACGCGACGGATTAGGCCGAGCCTTGGTGCCGATGCCGACGTCAGCCCTGGGCGATGCGCCGCAGCTTCGCGGCCCGAAAGAGAATTGGTGAGTTGATGACGGTCATGTCTGCACGCGCTGCCTCGTACAGAATTAGAAGGGCTGAAAACACTGTGTCCGCAATCCTGTTGGCTGAAGACGATGAGTCGGTTCGTGCTTTTGTCACCCGGGCCCTTACCCATCGTGGCCATGAAGTGACGGCGGTCGGCGATGGCGAGGCGGCGATCAACGCCTTGAAGGCCCAGACCTACGACCTGATGCTGACCGATATCGTGATGCCGGGCCTCGACGGCCTCGCTTTGGCCGAAACCGCCGCCCGCATCAACCCGCGCATGACCGTCCTCATGATGACCGGCTTTGCCGATGCCCGCGAACGCGCCGATGGCGTGCGCAACCAGCAGGGCCCGGTCGCCGACATCATCACCAAGCCGTTCAGCCTGCAGCAGATCTGCAACGCCGTGGACGCCGCCCTCTCCGGCCAGCGGGCTAACTGAGCTTCTATGCAGAGACCAGCGTTAGTTTTCCCGCATAGCGCACCAGGCGGCCGATCAGCGGCAGCCTGATCTCGACCTCGAATTCATAAAACCCCTCAGCCTCACCCTCCCAGGCGACGAGCGTGGGCATCAGGCATCTTGGCAGAGGGATGCGGCCAAAATATGCGCTGCGCAGTTCGTAGTGCAGCCGGCCCGCATTTACCCGGGGCTTTAGCCGCAGCTTCAGTCGGCCCATCATTTCGATCAGATGCCCCCCGTCGAGCAGGAAATTGCTTTCCAGCTTCTTGCCGTCGAATGACCGCCGCCAGATCATCCTGTCACTCAAGTGATCACCCGAAACGATCAGGAAGCACTGGGGATTTGCAGCCGGCATGTTGAGGACGGAAGCGAGGAGCGCGCCTAACCCTCGCCCCCGGGTGACCGAAACATGGCCCCGCAGTTCGATTGGACCCAAATGCGCTTGCTGTACCACCGGCAGCAAGTGCGCGAAATCAGCACCAAGGCAAAGCTGCAGGGCGTTCAACGACATTCTCAGACCTGCGGCTGCAGATGCGGAGCCTTCCCGGCCACGGCATGAAAAAGCCGCGAATGGCGAAACTTGACGAGCATATTCATATTGAAGAAATGCATGCCGCCCAGCACAACCACGACCAGACCGATCTTCGTGCTCAAAAACTCAACCGCCCCGACGATGTCGATCGGCTTGGCGCCATAGCGCAACGCCAGCGACACGAAGCCGATGTTGACGAGGTAGAACCCGATCAAGAGCAAGTGGTTGATCGAATCGGCAAGCGCCTCGCGACCTTCGAAATTCTCCACCAGGAAGACACGGCCGTTGCGGTTCAAGGCGCGGCCGACCCAGAAGGTGATCGCCAGACTGACAAAGACATAAACAGCATAGGTAACGACCATCATTGCATCCTCCATCGCGGCATGCTACATAATTCGTTAATTAGTCAATTTGCTAAATATCAACCTAGCGACGGTTTGTTAGTTAGTCAACTATCTAAATAAAGCGGATCCAGGCATGAGTATGGACAAGGTATTTGAGGCGCTGTCCTCCCAGGTTCGGCGCAAGGTCCTGGCCTATCTTTCGGCGACGGACCTTACGGCTGGCGAAATCGCAGAGCGTTTCGACATCTCCAAGCCCTCCGTCTCGAAACATCTCAGCATCCTCGAGAACGCCGGCCTGATCCGATCCGAGCGGAAGGGGCAGTTCATCCACTACAGCCTGGTCAGCGACAACCTGGTCAACACGCTCACCGGATTCGTTCAGGAGGTCTGCCCGGTCGGGCGGCCGCTGCGCAAGGAAAGCCGCGACATGGCGCGAGGACGGCGCGGCGGCGAGAAGTAGCGCGCCGCTCAGAACTGCTTCAGCAGCCGATCGAGATAGTCGCGTTCCGGTTTGGGGCGGCTGGGGTCGTTGCGGCGCTGGCGTAGTTCTTCGAAGATCTCGCGCGCCTTCTGGGCCGGTTCCTTGGCGATGCCGAGATCCATGCCGGAACTGTCGATCGGGTTGCCGCCGGGGCCGTCATCATCTGCCGGGCGGCCCAGCGGGTCCATCTTGGGCCGTGTGCCGCGGCCCGGCATCTGGCCGGCCTGCCGCTGCATCATCTCCTGCGCCGCCTGCAAGCCTTGCTGCAGTTGATTGAGCGCGTTGTTCTGGTTCTCGGCGGCACTCGGGAAGTCCTGGTTCTGCAGGCTGTCGACGGCGCCGCGCATATATTGCTCGGCCTTGCCGAGACCGCCCGGCAGGTCGCCCAGCATGTTGCTGTATTGCTGCATCAGATTGCCAAGGTCGCGTCGCAGCTGCTCCTGCCCCATGGCGCCGGAGCCCGGCGCCTGGCCGTTGCCGCCATCGCCCGGCATGCCTTCGCCCTGGTTCTCACCCTGCCCCATTTCGCCTTCGCCCATGCCCTGCTCGCCGGGCTGTTGCCCGCGCTGGGCGTTGTAGCTGTCTTCGAGCAGTTTCTGCTGGCGCTGCATCAGGCGGCCGAGCTCGCTATTGAGCTCCTGCTGCGCGCGCCCCTCCGCACTCATGGTCGAGGGCACGCCGGCCTGCAGGTTCTCCATCAGCTTCTGCAGCTGATCGAGCATCTGCTTGGCGGAATCCTTGGCGCCCGACCGCGCCATGTTGCGCGCGTCGTTGAGCATCTGGTTGAGATCCTGCTGCGAGAGCTTCAGCCCATTGGGCGACAATTGCCGCATCTGCTGGCCACTCTCCATGGCGCGCTGAAGCTGCTGCTGCAAATCCTGCATGTAGTGGTTCATAGCTTCCTGCAGCTGGTTCATCAGCCGCTCGATCTCCTCGTCCGAGGCGCCGCGATCGAGCGCGTCCTGGAGGGCCTGCTGCAGGCGCCGGAATTCGCTCAAGGCCAAAGACGTGCCGCCGTCCTCAAGATCGACGGCGATGTCCCACATCAGCTGCAGGACCGGCGGCGTGTCAGAAGGCGCGAATTCCGCGGCCCGCAATCGGCGCGCCGCAAAATCCATGCCCATGAAGGCCACGATGCGGTCCTCGTAAGTCTCGGGCTGCGACTTCAGGATATCGAGTTCGCGCGAGATCGAATTGTGGAACTGCCAGTCGCTTGCCAGCCGCTTCCTGAGCTCGATGATCGCGCGCGCCACCGGGTGATAGAATTTCCGTTCCGGCAAGGTCAGGGCGAGCGGTGCCGAGGCGCCGATCTGCCCCATCGCATCGCGCGCCACCAGGCGCAACTCCACATCAAGCCCGGCCCAACGATGGGCGGTGAAATCCTGGAAGCTGCCACCTTGTGCCACGCGCTGGCCATCGGGGCCGAGAGTTGCCTGGCCCAGCGGCAGCTTGAATTCGAAATCCTCGGTTCCCCGGCTCATGACCAGACGAAGATCCGTGACGCCGTAATCGTCGCTGGCGCTGTAGCCAAGGCGCAGCACGCCGCGATCGGTGATGCCGGGATTGCCGCCGAACGCAGCCTTGGGCGCCATGTCGGCAATGATCTCGACCGGCCACTCGACCACGGTCGCCAGGCCCGATTGCACCCCGATCATGCGGCCAGCAGAAAGCGTCGCCTCCGAACGCTGGGTGCTGGCATCAAGCACATC
The genomic region above belongs to Dongia rigui and contains:
- a CDS encoding class I SAM-dependent methyltransferase — translated: MNAVPGTAGYAAEADELAVRYESFSFEETHRGVLKVLPVSGRVLDIGAGTGRDAAGFVALGHDVLAVEPTAEMRAHGQRLHPDPRITWLDDSLPDLVHVRARGERFPIVMLTAVWMHLDEVERGIAMPHVAGLVAPGGCLSLSLRHGPVPPGRRMFDIGVDETLALAAPFGLTELFRRDGTRDALRRGDVTWSRLVMRKA
- a CDS encoding lysophospholipid acyltransferase family protein; its protein translation is MARLAAAALVDQSMTALRALVFNILYLLWSVAMHIICLPLLAAPAPAILAAARCWIAGSLWLLKVCVGLNAREVGAENLPDQPVLFAVKHQSAWETLYLSKRLNNPAFVLKKELLLIPVFGWFLARSGMIAIDRSGKAAALKKMVADAKATFAQGRPVVIFPEGTRVAPGASKPYQPGIAALYAQLGVPVVPVALNSGVFWGRKAVLKKPGTITIEYLPPIPPGLDRKTFMRELEAQIEGASKRLAEG
- a CDS encoding TIGR02302 family protein: MARRPVLGDEKAPTAPREPSSLPARVRTMAAIAWAILLAERLWAALAPAVSVVLLALALAWLGLPRDLGVWIHVVLLIVAAAGFLYALWWGFRRFRLPAWQQALRRLERDSDLTHRPLTHIDDTQVSNLIDPAAASLWARHRARLLASIGRLDLKWPDSGLVARDRYALRQLALLLAVAAFFSADEAWLRRLDQALLPNFSGIEDSDQITVEAWITPPDYTGLPPISLSLAQKDAAAETLKVPKGSRLLVQAQGLPTSGMGGPATLVANDEKLTFDVLDASTQRSEATLSAGRMIGVQSGLATVVEWPVEIIADMAPKAAFGGNPGITDRGVLRLGYSASDDYGVTDLRLVMSRGTEDFEFKLPLGQATLGPDGQRVAQGGSFQDFTAHRWAGLDVELRLVARDAMGQIGASAPLALTLPERKFYHPVARAIIELRKRLASDWQFHNSISRELDILKSQPETYEDRIVAFMGMDFAARRLRAAEFAPSDTPPVLQLMWDIAVDLEDGGTSLALSEFRRLQQALQDALDRGASDEEIERLMNQLQEAMNHYMQDLQQQLQRAMESGQQMRQLSPNGLKLSQQDLNQMLNDARNMARSGAKDSAKQMLDQLQKLMENLQAGVPSTMSAEGRAQQELNSELGRLMQRQQKLLEDSYNAQRGQQPGEQGMGEGEMGQGENQGEGMPGDGGNGQAPGSGAMGQEQLRRDLGNLMQQYSNMLGDLPGGLGKAEQYMRGAVDSLQNQDFPSAAENQNNALNQLQQGLQAAQEMMQRQAGQMPGRGTRPKMDPLGRPADDDGPGGNPIDSSGMDLGIAKEPAQKAREIFEELRQRRNDPSRPKPERDYLDRLLKQF
- a CDS encoding YdcF family protein, which produces MGVNRINFRDPQAQREGLGRRLVHALLLAVFLWLIGFMGFIGFIPREVRDGTTKTDAIVVLTGGGDRLAEGFRLLDAGLSPRMLITGVAQGVTLAQVIDGMSSDKSMLPSPENLACCVTLGYEAGNTVGNAVETATWVRDNKINSVRLVTANYHMKRSQLEFHRALPGITIIPHPVFPKEVQDNWWFVKPRILVLLGGEYHKFVGAWGRGLLQDGVTWLGGDHLQPDWWPDWAKFDWPDMHLPNLHLPDWKWPDWLPRPWSTNP
- the ftsE gene encoding cell division ATP-binding protein FtsE — translated: MVLFDQVSVQYDTGPQVLKDISFTLAPGSFHFLVGRSGAGKSSLLKLMYLGLRPSSGLVNLFGRDVATLSRADFPAIRRRVGVVFQDFRLIEHLSALDNVALPLRVAGVREADIRRHCSELLSWVGLADQLNALPATLSGGQQQRVAIARAVIARPNLLLADEPTGNVDDVIGLRLMYLFEELNKLGTTVVVATHNDALVSRFTHRQLRLEQSSVRVFDPAGAGPGQAAPGMGAA
- a CDS encoding cell division protein FtsX, whose amino-acid sequence is MLGLRTDLPLDRDAAARFLPWILGFMVYLAALAVGSALVVDRLSAHWQSGLTGNLTVEVPFTDDVSVTQRSEILDKVIDLLSATPGVAGTTLLDDREIARLLEPWLGPEASELDIPLPAMIAVTLREDAALDQGQLQRDLTAIQSGAKVDAHDDWIADALQFLRGLKLLAALLTGLVLTATALTIVFVTRTGLSIHRNVIEVVHLIGAPDAYIAGQFQAQSLRLGLLGGIVGTLLAAGTIVGADRLLQSAGSFAGANETGTVDLSLDLQLLPWQWGIVALLPVATALIAMITARWTVLRSLARFI
- a CDS encoding zinc-ribbon domain-containing protein, whose translation is MIVSCPACATRFSLDAALLGEGGRSVRCAKCGHKWKQLPPKLENPEGTPAEIALSAEVAADAAPAPGSAPENTAPGGETPGIEIPAAPPRPRSPQRPTGPITVPPKLRPMMPKRRFRLRPAYLVLAGMAIGLGAVFIFRAEIARAIPALDMVYSLMGISTSSPAEDLETANLVFNRRNEDGKTVYSVQADVFNKSEYPVKLPVFVIKARDADRKQVGDAYPFRLEQETIEPGETITFRTFMDSLPKGTKTLRIEFVAE
- a CDS encoding response regulator; protein product: MSAILLAEDDESVRAFVTRALTHRGHEVTAVGDGEAAINALKAQTYDLMLTDIVMPGLDGLALAETAARINPRMTVLMMTGFADARERADGVRNQQGPVADIITKPFSLQQICNAVDAALSGQRAN
- a CDS encoding metalloregulator ArsR/SmtB family transcription factor — protein: MSMDKVFEALSSQVRRKVLAYLSATDLTAGEIAERFDISKPSVSKHLSILENAGLIRSERKGQFIHYSLVSDNLVNTLTGFVQEVCPVGRPLRKESRDMARGRRGGEK
- a CDS encoding DUF4166 domain-containing protein, with amino-acid sequence MSLNALQLCLGADFAHLLPVVQQAHLGPIELRGHVSVTRGRGLGALLASVLNMPAANPQCFLIVSGDHLSDRMIWRRSFDGKKLESNFLLDGGHLIEMMGRLKLRLKPRVNAGRLHYELRSAYFGRIPLPRCLMPTLVAWEGEAEGFYEFEVEIRLPLIGRLVRYAGKLTLVSA